TCACCCTCGGGTATCGGGTGTTCGAATTCTGGATCCCTTTCCTCATCGGCCTCGTTGCTGTGAGGCTGGCTCACCCGCAGCCAAACTCAGACGCGGTGCATGCCCGGAGCGGGACGGAGAACCGAGCCACGAAAGTAGCGATGTCGCTGGCGCGGAACCGGGCGCGCGCTCGCACGGCCGCCGCCCTAACCGCCATTGTCGGCGCGCTGGACGTCGTGTTGGCGATGACCAGATTTTCGCTGAGCGGCGCGGCACACGACCTAGACCCGCGCCAGGCCCTGGAGGGCAGCCACCTCGCCCTGCTGACATTGGGCCTCGTGCTGGTAAGGTCGGCATGGAGCCTATCACAGCGGAACCGGGCAGCCTGGACCGTAGCCCTCGCTGCGTCGTTTCTGTCCACCGTTACCCACACGGCGGAGAGCTTGGACCTGCCGGCTATGTTCTTGACACTAAGCCTGGCGGTCGTCTTGCTCTTGTGGCGACGTACGTTTGGGGCGCCCGCCGACCCGCCAGCGGTCCGACGTGGCGTCGCCGTCCTGGCCGGAGCCGCAGCGCTCGCCACGACCCACGGGATGCTGGCGCTCCTCGCGTCGACGCGAGAGCCTGGTCAGCTCCGAGGATTGGGGCAAGCTCTGTTGACAACGGCGCGACTCGCCTTTCTCGTTCCGGCCGCTAACCTAGATTTAGCTGGTCATCATGAAAGTTGGTTGACCAGCTCGCTCCACGTTTTACTGCCGGCGTCGGCGCTGCTCGCCCTCTCACAGCTGATGCGTCCGTCCGTCTCGGGAAACGAAGACGACCCACGAAGACACGAACGGGCGATGGCGATCGTCCGCAAGCACGGAGAGTCGTCGCTTGCCTTCTTCGCACTCCTGCCCGACAAGTGTCACTTCTTTTCGGCGAGCGGCGGCTCCATGCTGGCGTACAAACTTGTGGGTACCACGGCGGTGGTGATGGGCGACCCCATCGGCGATCCCTCGGAGTTCGAGGACTTACTCGTAGCCTTCTGGGAGCATTGCGATGGCAACGGGTGGGCATTCGCACTCCACCAGGCTTCGCCCCGTTACCTGGCCCTCTACCGTTCGATGAACCTACGGGCGCTCAAAGTCGGCGAGGAGGCCGTCTTGGAGCTGGACGGATTCTCATTGCGCGGGAGCCGGATGAAGCACCTCCGGGCCGCCGTGAACCGGCTGGTACGCGAGGGATACCGGATCGAACTGCTGGACCCACCACTGGATGACGCCACCCTGCGAGCGCTACGCGCCATTTCTGACGAGTGGCTGGCACAACCAGGACGGCGGGAGCGCACGTTCACCCAGGGGCAGTTCAGCGAGGAATACGTACGGCAGTGTCAGGTGATGACGATCCGGCACAAAGCCGGCGGCATTGTGGCATTCGCCAACATCATCCCGTCCTTCCGCTCACGCCAGGGCAACTTCGACCTGGTACGGTATCGACAGGAGCCGCGAGGCTCGGCCGACGTCCTGTATGTCTACCTGGCACTCCATTTTCAAGAAGCCGGATTTCAAGCGATGAACTTGGGTCTAGCGCCGCTCGCCGGTCTGGATGACCGCGGCGGGTCAGTGGCGGAGCGCCTCCTACGCCTGCTCTACTCCCATGGCGAACCGCTCTTTCGTTACCGGGGCCTGCGGGAGTTCAAGGACAAGTTTAATCCCCGCTGGGAGCCGCGCTATCTGGTCTATCCGAGCGACTGGCAACTCCCAGGGCTCCTGCTCGCGGTAGCCCGCGCGGGCGAAATGCGGAGCCAGCCGCATGGGGAGGCGCCGGCGCGATTACACCTCCAGCCGGAGCCAGCGTAACGTGTCCATGCCTCCATCCAGCGCGGTCTTCCGTCTCCTGCCGGACGACTCT
This window of the Dehalococcoidia bacterium genome carries:
- a CDS encoding flippase-like domain-containing protein, producing the protein MALLATFAALTHLRELAGVALLAAKADMGFLLFAVAAEIGLFAATGLLYATAFRAAGMPAPLPRLFLLGLGAHFLNLVSKTGGFGGMAPFLNEARRLGFPQSRTFIAYLTTVALGYVAYFATLALALVLLYSRGSLTQHEVIAAAVLFASIAVVVAILLFALGRPTRLTALLAGTARAVNAGSRLLRRGSVLSESRARTLAAELCDAVETVRRQPARYIIPLFSALSLEGCGIAVLYAVGRALHAGIGPEQAVAAYALTILFSMIAVTPSGIGVVEASLSLLLISLGMDQPKAVAVTLGYRVFEFWIPFLIGLVAVRLAHPQPNSDAVHARSGTENRATKVAMSLARNRARARTAAALTAIVGALDVVLAMTRFSLSGAAHDLDPRQALEGSHLALLTLGLVLVRSAWSLSQRNRAAWTVALAASFLSTVTHTAESLDLPAMFLTLSLAVVLLLWRRTFGAPADPPAVRRGVAVLAGAAALATTHGMLALLASTREPGQLRGLGQALLTTARLAFLVPAANLDLAGHHESWLTSSLHVLLPASALLALSQLMRPSVSGNEDDPRRHERAMAIVRKHGESSLAFFALLPDKCHFFSASGGSMLAYKLVGTTAVVMGDPIGDPSEFEDLLVAFWEHCDGNGWAFALHQASPRYLALYRSMNLRALKVGEEAVLELDGFSLRGSRMKHLRAAVNRLVREGYRIELLDPPLDDATLRALRAISDEWLAQPGRRERTFTQGQFSEEYVRQCQVMTIRHKAGGIVAFANIIPSFRSRQGNFDLVRYRQEPRGSADVLYVYLALHFQEAGFQAMNLGLAPLAGLDDRGGSVAERLLRLLYSHGEPLFRYRGLREFKDKFNPRWEPRYLVYPSDWQLPGLLLAVARAGEMRSQPHGEAPARLHLQPEPA